A genomic region of Capra hircus breed San Clemente chromosome 19, ASM170441v1, whole genome shotgun sequence contains the following coding sequences:
- the MLLT6 gene encoding protein AF-17 isoform X2 yields MKEMVGGCCVCSDERGWAENPLVYCDGHACSVAVHQACYGIVQVPTGPWFCRKCESQERAARVRCELCPHKDGALKRTDNGGWAHVVCALYIPEVQFANVLTMEPIVLQYVPHDRFNKTCYICEEQGRESKAASGACMTCNRHGCRQAFHVTCAQMAGLLCEEEVLEVDNVKYCGYCKYHFSKMKTSRHSSGGGGGSGGTGAGGGSAGGGSSGFIAGRRSRSASPSAQQEKHPSHHERGQKKSRKDKERLKQKHKKRPESPSILTPPVVPTADKVSSSASSSSHHEASTQETSEGSRDSKGKKSSSHSLSHKGKKLSSGKGVSCFTSASSSSSSSSSSSSGGPFQPTVSSLQSSPDFSTFPKLEQPEEDKYSKPTAPPPSAPPSPSAPEPPKADLFEQKVVFSGFGPIMRFSTTTSSSGRARAPSPGDYKSPHVSGSGGSGGTHKRMPTLSATPVPAEETPETSLKEKKHKASKRSRHGPGRPKGSRNKEGPGGPALPSLPGAQLAGFTATAASPFSGGSLVSSGLGGLASRTFGPSGSLPSLSLESPLLGAGIYTSNKDPISHGGGMLRAVCSTPLSSSLLGPPGTSALPRLSRSPFTSTLPSSSASISTTQVFSLAGSTFSLPSTHIFGTPMGAVNPLLTQAESSHTEPDLEDCSFRCRGTSPQESLSSMSPISSLPALFDQTASAPCGGGQLDPAAPGTTNMEQLLEKQGDGEAGVNIVEMLKALHALQKENQRLQEQILSLTAKKERLQILNVQLSVPFAALPAALPATNGPVPGPYGLPPQAGSSDSLSTSKSPPGKNSLGLDNSLSTSSEDPHSGCPSRSSSSLSFHSTPPPLPLLQQSPATLPLALPGGPAPLPPQPQNGLGRAPGAAGLGAMPMAEGLLGGLAGSGALPLNGLLGGLNGAAAPNPAGLSQAGGAPTLQLPGCLNSLTEQQRHLLQQQEQQLQQLQQLLASPQLTPEHQTVVYQMIQQIQQKRELQRLQMAGGSQLPMASLLAGSSTPLLSAGTPGLLPTASAPPLLPAGALVAPSLSNNTSLMAAAAAAAAVAAAGGPPVLTAQTNPFLSLSGADGSASGPKGGTADKGASANQEKG; encoded by the exons ATGAAGGAGATGGTAGGAGGCTGCTGCGTATGTTCGGACGAGAGGGGCTGGGCCGAGAACCCGCTGGTCTACTGTGATGGGCACGCGTGCAGCGTGGCTGTCCACCAAG cTTGCTATGGCATCGTCCAGGTGCCAACAGGACCCTGGTTCTGCCGGAAATGTGAATCTCAGGAGCGAGCAGCCAGGGTG AGGTGTGAGCTGTGCCCACACAAAGACGGGGCATTGAAGAGGACCGACAATGGAG GCTGGGCCCACGTGGTGTGTGCCCTCTACATCCCTGAGGTGCAGTTTGCTAACGTGCTCACCATGGAACCCATCGTGCTGCAGTACGTGCCTCATGATCGCTTCAACAAG ACATGTTACATCTGTGAGGAGCAGGGCCGGGAGAGCAAGGCGGCTTCAGGAGCCTGCATGACCTGTAACCGCCATGGATGTCGACAAGCTTTCCATGTCACCTG TGCCCAAATGGCAGGCCTGCTGTGTGAGGAAGAAGTACTGGAGGTTGACAATGTCAAGTACTGTGGCTATTGCAAATACCACTTCAGCAAGATG AAGACATCCCGGCACTccagcgggggcgggggcggcagcGGAGGAACAGGAGCAGGAGGGGGTAGCGCAGGGGGAGGCAGCAGCGGCTTTATTGCTGGCCGGAGGAGCAGGTCGGCCTCCCCATCTGCCCAGCAGGAGAAGCACCCTTCCCACCATGAGAGGGGCCAGAAGAAG AGCCGAAAGGACAAAGAACGCCTTAAACAGAAGCACAAGAAGCGGCCTGAGTCACCCAGCATCCTCACCCCACCTGTGGTCCCCACTGCTGACAAG gTCTCCTCCtcggcttcctcctcctcccaccacgAGGCCAGCACTCAAGAGACTTCTGAAGGCAGCAGGGACTCCAAGGGGAAAAAGTCTTCCAGCCATAGCCTGAGTCACAAGGGGAAGAAGCTGAGCAGTGGGAAAGGTGTGAGCTGCTTCACCTccgcctcctcctcttcttcctcttcctcttcctcctcatctgGGGGACCCTTCCAGCCTACAG TTTCGTCCCTGCAGAGCTCCCCTGACTTCTCCACATTCCCCAAGCTGGAGCAGCCAGAAGAAGACAAGTACTCCAAGCCCACTGCACCCCCGCCttcagcccctccctctccctcagcccCTGAGCCCCCCAAGGCTGACCTCTTTGAACAGAAGGTGGTCTTCTCTGGCTTCGGGCCCATCATGCGCTTCTCCACCACCACTTCCAGCTCAGGCCGGGCCCGGGCCCCATCCCCTGGGGACTATAAGTCTCCCCATGTCTCAGGGTCCGGGGGCTCTGGAGGCACCCACAAGCGGATGCCCACACTGAGTGCCACCCCTGTGCCCGCTGAGGAGACCCCTGAGACAAGCCTGAAGGAGAAGAAGCACAAAGCCAGCAAGAGGAGCCGACACGGGCCAGGCCGTCCCAAGGGCAGCCGCAACAAGGAGGGCCCTGGGGGCCCAGCCCTTCCCTCCCTGCCGGGTGCCCAGCTGGCTGGCTTCACCGCCACTGCTGCCTCACCCTTCTCCGGAGGTTCCCTGGTCAGCTCTGGTCTGGGTGGTCTGGCTTCCCGTACCTTTGGGCCTTCGGGGAGCCTGCCCAGCCTGAGCCTGGAGTCCCCCCTGCTGGGGGCAG GCATCTACACCAGTAATAAGGACCCCATCTCTCACGGTGGTGGAATGCTGCGGGCTGTCTGCAGCACCcccctctcctccagcctcctgGGGCCCCCAGGGACCTCGGCCCTGCCCCGCCTCAGCCGCTCCCCATTCACCAgcaccctcccttcctcctctgcttCTATCTCCACCACTCAG GTGTTTTCTCTGGCTGGCTCTACCTTTAGCCTCCCTTCTACCCACATCTTTGGAACCCCCATGGGTGCCGTTAACCCCCTCCTCACCCAAGCCGAGAGCAGCCACACAG AGCCAGACCTGGAGGACTGCAGCTTCCGATGTCGGGGGACCTCACCCCAGGAGAGTCTGTCTTCcat GTCCCCCATCAGCAGCCTCCCGGCACTCTTCGACCAGACGGCATCCGCACCCTGCGGGGGCGGCCAGTTAGATCCAGCGGCCCCGGGGACAACTAACATGGAGCAGCTGCTGGAGAAGCAGGGAGACGGCGAGGCCGGCGTCAACA TCGTGGAGATGCTGAAGGCGCTGCACGCGCTGCAGAAGGAAAATCAGCGGCTTCAGGAGCAGATCCTGAGCCTTACGGCCAAGAAGGAGCGACTGCAGATTCTCAACGTGCAACTCTCTGTGCCCTTCGCCGCCCTGCCTGCTGCTCTGCCTGCCACCAACGGCCCTGTCCCTGGGCCCTATGGCCTGCCTCCCCAAG CCGGCAGCAGCGATTCCTTGAGCACCAGCAAAAGCCCTCCGGGGAAGAACAGTCTGGGCCTGGACAACTCGCTGTCCACGTCTTCCGAG gacccACACTCAGGCTGCCCAAGCCGCAGCAGCTCGTCGCTGTCCTTCCACAGCACGCCCCCACCGCTGCCCCTGCTCCAGCAGAGCCCTGCTACTCTGCCCCTGGCCCTGCCTGGGGGCCCTGCCCCGCTCCCGCCTCAGCCACAGAATGGGCTGGGCCGGGCACCCGGGGCAGCGGGGCTGGGGGCTATGCCCATGGCTGAGGGGCTGTTGGGGGGGCTGGCGGGCAGCGGGGCCCTGCCCCTCAATGGGCTTCTGGGGGGGTTGAATGGGGCTgccgcccccaaccctgcaggcTTGAGCCAGGCTGGCGGGGCCCCCACGCTGCAGCTGCCAGGTTGTCTCAACAG CCTCACCGAGCAGCAGCGACACCTCCtgcagcagcaggaacagcagctgcagcagctccagCAGCTCCTGGCCTCACCGCAGCTGACCCCG GAACACCAGACTGTTGTCTACCAGATGATCCAGCAGATCCAGCAGAAGCGGGAGCTGCAGCGGCTGCAGATGGCCGGGGGCTCCCAGCTGCCCATGGCCAGCCTGCTGGCCGGAAGCTCCACCCCGCTGTTGTCCGCGGGCACCCCTGGCCTGCTGCCCACAGCATCTGCCCCACCTCTGCTGCCCGCCGGAGCCCTGGTGGCGCCCTCGCTCAGCAACAACACAAGTCTCATGGCCGCAGCAGCTGCAGccgcagcagtagcagcagcaggcggGCCTCCAGTCCTCACTGCCCAGACTAACCCTTTCCTCAGCCTGTCAGGGGCGGACGGCAGTGCCAGTGGCCCTAAAGGAGGG ACTGCTGACAAAGGAGCCTCAGCCAACCAGGAAAAAGGCTAA
- the MLLT6 gene encoding protein AF-17 isoform X1, producing MKEMVGGCCVCSDERGWAENPLVYCDGHACSVAVHQACYGIVQVPTGPWFCRKCESQERAARVRCELCPHKDGALKRTDNGGWAHVVCALYIPEVQFANVLTMEPIVLQYVPHDRFNKTCYICEEQGRESKAASGACMTCNRHGCRQAFHVTCAQMAGLLCEEEVLEVDNVKYCGYCKYHFSKMKTSRHSSGGGGGSGGTGAGGGSAGGGSSGFIAGRRSRSASPSAQQEKHPSHHERGQKKSRKDKERLKQKHKKRPESPSILTPPVVPTADKVSSSASSSSHHEASTQETSEGSRDSKGKKSSSHSLSHKGKKLSSGKGVSCFTSASSSSSSSSSSSSGGPFQPTVSSLQSSPDFSTFPKLEQPEEDKYSKPTAPPPSAPPSPSAPEPPKADLFEQKVVFSGFGPIMRFSTTTSSSGRARAPSPGDYKSPHVSGSGGSGGTHKRMPTLSATPVPAEETPETSLKEKKHKASKRSRHGPGRPKGSRNKEGPGGPALPSLPGAQLAGFTATAASPFSGGSLVSSGLGGLASRTFGPSGSLPSLSLESPLLGAGIYTSNKDPISHGGGMLRAVCSTPLSSSLLGPPGTSALPRLSRSPFTSTLPSSSASISTTQVFSLAGSTFSLPSTHIFGTPMGAVNPLLTQAESSHTEPDLEDCSFRCRGTSPQESLSSMSPISSLPALFDQTASAPCGGGQLDPAAPGTTNMEQLLEKQGDGEAGVNIVEMLKALHALQKENQRLQEQILSLTAKKERLQILNVQLSVPFAALPAALPATNGPVPGPYGLPPQAGSSDSLSTSKSPPGKNSLGLDNSLSTSSEDPHSGCPSRSSSSLSFHSTPPPLPLLQQSPATLPLALPGGPAPLPPQPQNGLGRAPGAAGLGAMPMAEGLLGGLAGSGALPLNGLLGGLNGAAAPNPAGLSQAGGAPTLQLPGCLNSLTEQQRHLLQQQEQQLQQLQQLLASPQLTPEHQTVVYQMIQQIQQKRELQRLQMAGGSQLPMASLLAGSSTPLLSAGTPGLLPTASAPPLLPAGALVAPSLSNNTSLMAAAAAAAAVAAAGGPPVLTAQTNPFLSLSGADGSASGPKGGSPFLFFQTADKGASANQEKG from the exons ATGAAGGAGATGGTAGGAGGCTGCTGCGTATGTTCGGACGAGAGGGGCTGGGCCGAGAACCCGCTGGTCTACTGTGATGGGCACGCGTGCAGCGTGGCTGTCCACCAAG cTTGCTATGGCATCGTCCAGGTGCCAACAGGACCCTGGTTCTGCCGGAAATGTGAATCTCAGGAGCGAGCAGCCAGGGTG AGGTGTGAGCTGTGCCCACACAAAGACGGGGCATTGAAGAGGACCGACAATGGAG GCTGGGCCCACGTGGTGTGTGCCCTCTACATCCCTGAGGTGCAGTTTGCTAACGTGCTCACCATGGAACCCATCGTGCTGCAGTACGTGCCTCATGATCGCTTCAACAAG ACATGTTACATCTGTGAGGAGCAGGGCCGGGAGAGCAAGGCGGCTTCAGGAGCCTGCATGACCTGTAACCGCCATGGATGTCGACAAGCTTTCCATGTCACCTG TGCCCAAATGGCAGGCCTGCTGTGTGAGGAAGAAGTACTGGAGGTTGACAATGTCAAGTACTGTGGCTATTGCAAATACCACTTCAGCAAGATG AAGACATCCCGGCACTccagcgggggcgggggcggcagcGGAGGAACAGGAGCAGGAGGGGGTAGCGCAGGGGGAGGCAGCAGCGGCTTTATTGCTGGCCGGAGGAGCAGGTCGGCCTCCCCATCTGCCCAGCAGGAGAAGCACCCTTCCCACCATGAGAGGGGCCAGAAGAAG AGCCGAAAGGACAAAGAACGCCTTAAACAGAAGCACAAGAAGCGGCCTGAGTCACCCAGCATCCTCACCCCACCTGTGGTCCCCACTGCTGACAAG gTCTCCTCCtcggcttcctcctcctcccaccacgAGGCCAGCACTCAAGAGACTTCTGAAGGCAGCAGGGACTCCAAGGGGAAAAAGTCTTCCAGCCATAGCCTGAGTCACAAGGGGAAGAAGCTGAGCAGTGGGAAAGGTGTGAGCTGCTTCACCTccgcctcctcctcttcttcctcttcctcttcctcctcatctgGGGGACCCTTCCAGCCTACAG TTTCGTCCCTGCAGAGCTCCCCTGACTTCTCCACATTCCCCAAGCTGGAGCAGCCAGAAGAAGACAAGTACTCCAAGCCCACTGCACCCCCGCCttcagcccctccctctccctcagcccCTGAGCCCCCCAAGGCTGACCTCTTTGAACAGAAGGTGGTCTTCTCTGGCTTCGGGCCCATCATGCGCTTCTCCACCACCACTTCCAGCTCAGGCCGGGCCCGGGCCCCATCCCCTGGGGACTATAAGTCTCCCCATGTCTCAGGGTCCGGGGGCTCTGGAGGCACCCACAAGCGGATGCCCACACTGAGTGCCACCCCTGTGCCCGCTGAGGAGACCCCTGAGACAAGCCTGAAGGAGAAGAAGCACAAAGCCAGCAAGAGGAGCCGACACGGGCCAGGCCGTCCCAAGGGCAGCCGCAACAAGGAGGGCCCTGGGGGCCCAGCCCTTCCCTCCCTGCCGGGTGCCCAGCTGGCTGGCTTCACCGCCACTGCTGCCTCACCCTTCTCCGGAGGTTCCCTGGTCAGCTCTGGTCTGGGTGGTCTGGCTTCCCGTACCTTTGGGCCTTCGGGGAGCCTGCCCAGCCTGAGCCTGGAGTCCCCCCTGCTGGGGGCAG GCATCTACACCAGTAATAAGGACCCCATCTCTCACGGTGGTGGAATGCTGCGGGCTGTCTGCAGCACCcccctctcctccagcctcctgGGGCCCCCAGGGACCTCGGCCCTGCCCCGCCTCAGCCGCTCCCCATTCACCAgcaccctcccttcctcctctgcttCTATCTCCACCACTCAG GTGTTTTCTCTGGCTGGCTCTACCTTTAGCCTCCCTTCTACCCACATCTTTGGAACCCCCATGGGTGCCGTTAACCCCCTCCTCACCCAAGCCGAGAGCAGCCACACAG AGCCAGACCTGGAGGACTGCAGCTTCCGATGTCGGGGGACCTCACCCCAGGAGAGTCTGTCTTCcat GTCCCCCATCAGCAGCCTCCCGGCACTCTTCGACCAGACGGCATCCGCACCCTGCGGGGGCGGCCAGTTAGATCCAGCGGCCCCGGGGACAACTAACATGGAGCAGCTGCTGGAGAAGCAGGGAGACGGCGAGGCCGGCGTCAACA TCGTGGAGATGCTGAAGGCGCTGCACGCGCTGCAGAAGGAAAATCAGCGGCTTCAGGAGCAGATCCTGAGCCTTACGGCCAAGAAGGAGCGACTGCAGATTCTCAACGTGCAACTCTCTGTGCCCTTCGCCGCCCTGCCTGCTGCTCTGCCTGCCACCAACGGCCCTGTCCCTGGGCCCTATGGCCTGCCTCCCCAAG CCGGCAGCAGCGATTCCTTGAGCACCAGCAAAAGCCCTCCGGGGAAGAACAGTCTGGGCCTGGACAACTCGCTGTCCACGTCTTCCGAG gacccACACTCAGGCTGCCCAAGCCGCAGCAGCTCGTCGCTGTCCTTCCACAGCACGCCCCCACCGCTGCCCCTGCTCCAGCAGAGCCCTGCTACTCTGCCCCTGGCCCTGCCTGGGGGCCCTGCCCCGCTCCCGCCTCAGCCACAGAATGGGCTGGGCCGGGCACCCGGGGCAGCGGGGCTGGGGGCTATGCCCATGGCTGAGGGGCTGTTGGGGGGGCTGGCGGGCAGCGGGGCCCTGCCCCTCAATGGGCTTCTGGGGGGGTTGAATGGGGCTgccgcccccaaccctgcaggcTTGAGCCAGGCTGGCGGGGCCCCCACGCTGCAGCTGCCAGGTTGTCTCAACAG CCTCACCGAGCAGCAGCGACACCTCCtgcagcagcaggaacagcagctgcagcagctccagCAGCTCCTGGCCTCACCGCAGCTGACCCCG GAACACCAGACTGTTGTCTACCAGATGATCCAGCAGATCCAGCAGAAGCGGGAGCTGCAGCGGCTGCAGATGGCCGGGGGCTCCCAGCTGCCCATGGCCAGCCTGCTGGCCGGAAGCTCCACCCCGCTGTTGTCCGCGGGCACCCCTGGCCTGCTGCCCACAGCATCTGCCCCACCTCTGCTGCCCGCCGGAGCCCTGGTGGCGCCCTCGCTCAGCAACAACACAAGTCTCATGGCCGCAGCAGCTGCAGccgcagcagtagcagcagcaggcggGCCTCCAGTCCTCACTGCCCAGACTAACCCTTTCCTCAGCCTGTCAGGGGCGGACGGCAGTGCCAGTGGCCCTAAAGGAGGG tctcccttcctctttttccAGACTGCTGACAAAGGAGCCTCAGCCAACCAGGAAAAAGGCTAA